GGTAAGATAATTACTGAAATAACCAAGGAATGGCAAGAAATAAATAGGAATATGGTAGACATGTCAGGACGGAGTTCTGGAAACTGACCTGTGCCCAGCTCACCAGTACTCCCACAAAAAGAAGGAAGCAGGGCACTCTCTGCAGCTTCATCCAGGCACCTCTGGAAAGGTGTAAAAAGGCATTTGTGATCAAGCTACTAATGAATAAAATTCTTTAGTGCAAAAGCAGTTGGTTCATATAACCCATACTCTTGTAAATGCTTTTCCCAATATTGTTGCTGCCAATCCACAGTGACCAAGGTATCATGTCCAGTGTTACCACCAAGGGGCCAGCGAAGTTTGAACAATGCTTGCCAATCCGCGTTGAAATCATCACACCTAAGAGCATCGACGTACATGTCGTATATTAGATACTGAAATAAAAACTCTGGTGATGTCGTATTTACTCAAAAGCTCTGGTGAGTGTTGTATTTACTCAAATGCAAAACTACTGATAGAAGTGAACACACGAAATTTCCACGGGAAAACATGTGTAACCTTGAACGTTTCATCCCACGTCTGTTGCCGTCTGGACCTCCAAGTCCAACAGTAGTATCAGCAGAGAAGCAGCATCTGGTATATCAGGAAGCAACAGAAAATATTGTAAACGACGACGAATGAACAAAGAGGCAGAGAAAATGGTGAATTGGCGTCTTGTTGTGTGTATTGTGTACTGATTGGGAGGAAGAATAAACAATGGGAGGGGAAGAGGGGCAGGGTTGTACCGGGCATGGGCGGCGCGATGGAGCAATTCGAGGGCGAAGGGAGGGAGCCGATGCCAGTCGATGGAGAAGCTCCCACGGTAGCGCATCCACCAACTGCTCCGGACTGAGATGATCGTTCTCCTCCCCTCCGCCCTCTTCGTCGACCCCGTCGAGACCACCGCGGCTGCACCCTCCGGGCCATCCAGCTCGGCCTGCGCCTAAGCCTGCGCTGTCGCTGGTGAGACGGGCGGCGACCACGGAGAAAAAGGCGCGCGGAGGCGGCATAGGAGCAAGGAGGCCTGGCGCGTGGGAATGGCATCGCGCGAGCGCTTCCGGGCCGCAGCGACCTCCGCGACGAGGACCAGGGCCGTTGATTAGCATGTGCAGGGTGGGCGACCGCACAGGGCCCCACCCTGCAAGGGCCTCATGTAGCCATCGATTCTATTTTACTAAAGTTAGTTTCTGTAATTTTAGATTATTAATTAGGTCAGCAGGCTATTAATTTGGTCATTTATCTCACTGCAAACAGCTACGTCTCATGAATTTTTATACGAAGATTAGATAGAATTATACTACTAGTACTAAGTATGTTTTAGCCTTTAAGTGTAACTGAATTTTTATCACCCATTTAAATTGGATATTATGGTATAGTATATAGAATATAAATAGGCTCTTCACATACCACAACTCTCCTAGATTgga
This genomic window from Phragmites australis chromosome 7, lpPhrAust1.1, whole genome shotgun sequence contains:
- the LOC133924608 gene encoding uncharacterized protein LOC133924608 — protein: MRYRGSFSIDWHRLPPFALELLHRAAHARCCFSADTTVGLGGPDGNRRGMKRSRCDDFNADWQALFKLRWPLGGNTGHDTLVTVDWQQQYWEKHLQEGAWMKLQRVPCFLLFVGVLVSWAQVQEACMHVRPLVASLRHRRG